The Pseudonocardia sp. HH130630-07 DNA window ACCGCGTCGACGATCGTCTGGTAGCCGGTGCACCGGCACAGGTTCGATGCGACGACCTCGCGGATCTGCTCGCGGCTCGGGTCCGGTTCCGCGGCGAGGTAGCCCTCGGCCAGCATCAGGAAGCCGGGCGTGCAGAACCCGCACTGCAGCCCGTGGTGGGCGGCGAAGCACCGCTGCAGGTCCGAGAGCTGCCCGTCGTGCCCCAGCGACTCCACGGTGCGGACGTCCGCGTCCTCCACCTGCACTGCGAACAGCAGGCAGGAGCGCGCCGGTGCCCCGTCGACGAGCACGGTGCAGGCCCCGCAGACCCCGTGCTCGCAGCCGACGTGGGTGCCGGTCAGGCCCAGGTCGTGGCGCAGCACGTCGGCCAGCGTGCGCCGGGGCGGGATCGCGAGGTCGTGGCGCTCGCCGTTGACGTGCAGATCGACCAGGACGACGTCGGTCACGGTGCCTCCTCTCGGGTCGGGGCCGCGGCCAGCGCGGCGTGGATCGCGTGCCGGGGGATGGGGGTGGCGTCCAGCTCGACGCCGGTGTGCCGCAGCGCGTCGTTGACCGCGTTGAGGACGGCGGCCGGTGCGCCGATCGTCCCGCCCTCCCCGGCTCCCTTGGCGCCGTTCGCGGTGAACGCGCACGGGGTCTCGAGGTGCTCGATCCGCACGTCCGGGATCTCGGCGGCGGTCGGCACCTTGTACTCCATGAAGCTGGGGGCCAGCGGCTGGCCGAGCTCGTCGTAGACGACCTGCTCGAACAGGGCGCCCGCGATGCCCTGGGCGATGCCGCCCCGGGCCTGGCCCTCGACCACCCGCGGATGGATGGCGACGCCGCAGTCCTCCACGCAGACGTAGCGCAGGATCTCGACACCGCCGGTGCCCGGGTCGAGCGCGACCACGCAGCCGTGGCTGGCGTTGGAGAACGTGCCGTCCCCGGCGACGTCGAAGCTCGCCGTCGCGGTCAGCCCCGGGCCGACGTCCTTCGGCAGCAGGTGCGCGCGCAGGTAGGCGACCTCGGCCAGCTCGGCGAACGGGTACGTCCGGTCCCCGGCACGGACCCCGCCCGCGCCGTCCAGCACGGCCGAGTCCACATCGGTCCCGGAC harbors:
- a CDS encoding (2Fe-2S)-binding protein, which translates into the protein MTDVVLVDLHVNGERHDLAIPPRRTLADVLRHDLGLTGTHVGCEHGVCGACTVLVDGAPARSCLLFAVQVEDADVRTVESLGHDGQLSDLQRCFAAHHGLQCGFCTPGFLMLAEGYLAAEPDPSREQIREVVASNLCRCTGYQTIVDAVQDCAAQRRAIAGAAGGEE